The Numida meleagris isolate 19003 breed g44 Domestic line chromosome 12, NumMel1.0, whole genome shotgun sequence genome includes a window with the following:
- the TLX3 gene encoding T-cell leukemia homeobox protein 3, which produces LGGPRGGAPYPALPGPFPAIAAPFEESGPYGVNLSLAPGGVIRVPAHRPIPGAVPPPVPSAIPAVPGLGGLSFPWMESSRRFVKERFTAAAALTPFTVTRRIGHPYQNRTPPKRKKPRTSFSRVQICELEKRFHRQKYLASAERAALAKSLKMTDAQVKTWFQNRRTKWRRQTAEEREAERQQASRLMLQLQHDAFQKSLNESIQPDPLCLHNSSLFALQNLQPWEEESAKIPPVTSLV; this is translated from the exons CTGGGCGGCCCCCGCGGCGGCGCTCCCTACCCCGCGCTGCCGGGCCCCTTCCCGGCCATCGCCGCGCCCTTCGAGGAGTCGGGGCCGTACGGCGTCAACCTGAGCCTGGCGCCCGGCGGCGTGATCCGCGTCCCCGCGCACCGGCCCATCCCCGGCGCCGTGCCGCCGCCCGTGCCCAGCGCCATCCCCGCCGTGCCCGGCCTGGGCGGGCTCAGCTTCCCCTGGATGGAGAGCAGCCGCCGCTTCGTCAAGGAGCGCTTCACGG CCGCGGCCGCGCTGACGCCCTTCACGGTGACGCGGCGCATCGGGCACCCGTACCAGAACCGCACCCCGCCGAAGCGCAAGAAGCCGCGCACGTCCTTCTCCCGCGTGCAGATCTGCGAGCTGGAGAAGCGCTTCCACCGGCAGAAGTACCTCGCGTCGGCCGAGCGCGCGGCCCTGGCCAAGTCCCTGAAGATGACGGACGCGCAGGTGAAGACGTGGTTCCAGAACCGGCGCACGAAGTGGCG GCGGCAGACGGCGGAGGAGCGGGAGGCCGAGCGGCAGCAGGCGAGCCGGctgatgctgcagctgcagcacgaCGCCTTCCAGAAGTCGCTCAACGAGTCGATCCAGCCCGACCCGCTGTGCCTGCACAACTCGTCGCTGTTCGCGCTGCAGAacctgcagccctgggaggaggagagcgCCAAGATCCCGCCGGTCACCTCCCTCGTCTGA